The following proteins come from a genomic window of Dreissena polymorpha isolate Duluth1 chromosome 1, UMN_Dpol_1.0, whole genome shotgun sequence:
- the LOC127848947 gene encoding golgin subfamily A member 6-like protein 6 isoform X1, with protein MPDFKSGGRPLAPLGGNTYRKARGGMSLASGYLTPTSRKTVLEKSDTLDNITPPDSPSPQKSYVSLKTEYASNKKATMQTPSVYESPSTHASQSPSKKVFHRSHRGRGGKGRGRFNHLGRTSQESHNVDNIAKRVLSARRLKINEIQNQNQELQLQIKDLKEENKLLKKTQNRADKALQKFEDRESELPQLIQRQNNEVRSLRDQIRKWREKYEKTDRYLRDAEDELEKLKIKLKKLKSLADEKELPERSDLNKKLNNAELDMEAKDVKIKELERYIQNLEKNHRHELGIERARQKDVTKQLTELREQHDKLNITVQEKEKEIQMKNIYVQRAQQKPPHRLPNSYNGTPQGTPPPRRRRQSLSEADKMTPRDRAKMMEEKRRDELKKQRELKMTKKKPGEFLYEEEEQHDKIKREKELRRMQEDDEKKEEERREREEKEQREMEERERRMNEEAQRDAEERRSREERERMKREAQEREQREKERREREEREEREREKKLKREQEERERRERERLEQERRAAEERRKFEDDVTVQAERKKKDEILAKLREIDEGGAGRKKDKESANDPFFVTQVKEDSTDSMASKKSYTFTKPIENLHKGKPARKDPPSSNTSFTVGPGRKTRNDVGSIETGGYNPTFGSKHGGGGPTSTAATKTFSLFDDEDSKSRSTVPPKPANKSKLMEDLFGSSDNNAPKHNDLFSSSKPVPKRTRETRGGFPWDEDGPSTKNQSEGFKAKRENSATLFGGGSALVNDEDFQKSSIRNNATLPRRPKQATATLSSKPTVNAVDHFDDEIEEVIL; from the exons ATGCCTGACTTTAAGAGTGGGGGTCGACCCTTAGCACCCTTGGGAGGCAACACATACAGGAAAGCAAGAGGGGGAATGTCCCTCGCCTCCGGGTATCTAACCCCAACATCCAGGAAAACTGTTCTAGAAAAGTCTGACACCCTTGACAATATCACACCTCCGGATTCACCCTCTCCCCAAAAGTCTTACGTGTCTCTGAAAACAGAATATGCCTCAAATAAAAAGGCCACCATGCAAACACCATCAGTATATGAAAGTCCCAGCACCCATGCGTCACAAAGTCCGTCCAAGAAGGTTTTTC ATCGGTCGCACAGGGGTCGTGGTGGAAAGGGGCGTGGCAGGTTCAATCACCTGGGAAGAACTAGTCAAGAGTCGCACAATGTGGACAATATCGCCAAACGTGTTCTTTCTGCGCGTcgcctcaaaatcaacgaaatacAAAATCAAAATCAGGAACTTCAGTTGCAAATCAAGGACTTGAAAGAGGAAAATAAATTACTCAAGAAAACACAGAACCGTGCTGATAAAGCATTACAAAAATTTGAGGACCGTGAAAGTGAACTTCCGCAGTTGATACAAAGACAGAATAATGAGGTGCGGAGTTTGCGGGATCAAATACGGAAATGGCGCGAAAAGTATGAGAAAACTGATCGTTATTTGAGGGACGCCGAAGATGAActagaaaaattgaaaattaagttAAAAAAGCTTAAAAGTTTAGCAGATGAAAAGGAGTTACCAGAGCGTAGTGACTTAAATAAGAAGTTAAATAATGCTGAACTTGACATGGAAGCAAAGGATGTGAAAATAAAG GAGTTGGAGCGGTACATACAGAATCTTGAGAAAAATCACCGCCATGAGCTGGGTATAGAACGAGCGAGACAGAAGGATGTGACCAAACAGTTGACTGAACTCAGGGAACAGCATGACAAGCTCAACATTACGGTCCAG GAAAAAGAGAAGGAAATTCAGATGAAGAACATCTATGTCCAGCGGGCGCAGCAGAAGCCCCCTCACAGATTGCCAAACTCCTACAACGGCACACCCCAAGGCACTCCCCCTCCACGCCGGCGCCGGCAGTCTCTGTCGGAGGCTGACAAGATGACCCCTCGAGATAGGGCAAAAATGATGGAGGAGAAACGACGGGACGAGTTGAAAAAACAGAGGGAACTGAAAATG ACTAAGAAAAAACCAGGAGAATTTCTGTATGAAGAGGAGGAG CAACACGATAAAATCAAGAGGGAGAAGGAGCTACGCAGAATGCAGGAGGATGACGAGAAAAAGGAGGAAGAGAGGAGGGAAAGAGAAGAAAAGGAACAACGTGAAATGGAGGAACGGGAACGAAGGATGAACGAGGAGGCACAACGGGATGCAGAGGAGCGGAGGTCAAGGGAAGAAAGAGAAAGGATGAAACGGGAAGCGCAAGAAAGAGAACAGCGTGAGAAGGAAAGACGGGAAAGGGAGGAAAGGGAAGAACGGGAAAGGGAGAAGAAGTTGAAGAGGGAACAGGAGGAACGGGAAAGGCGGGAACGGGAAAGATTGGAGCAGGAGAGACGCGCAGCTGAGGAACGGAGGAAATTTGAGGACGACGTTACGGTGCAGGCAGAAAGGAAGAAGAAGGATGAGATACTGGCAAAGTTGAGGGAGATTGACGAGGGAGGTGCTGGTAGAAAGAAGGACAAGGAAAGTGCAAATGATCCCTTCTTTGTGACTCAGGTGAAAGAGGACAGTACGGACTCAATGGCAAGTAAAAAGAGCTACACTTTCACAAAGCCCATCGAGAATCTGCATAAAGGGAAGCCTGCTCGTAAGGATCCACCATCGTCAAACACTAGTTTTACTGTTGGTCCAGGGAGGAAGACCAGAAACGATGTGGGCTCAATAGAAACTGGTGGCTATAATCCGACTTTTGGCTCAAAACACGGGGGTGGTGGTCCTACTTCCACTGCGGCCACAAAAACTTTCTCCTTGTTTGATGATGAGGACTCAAAATCAAGGTCCACTGTGCCTCCAAAACCAGCAAATAAATCAAAACTCATGGAAGACTTGTTTGGCTCAAGTGACAATAATGCTCCAAAACACAATGATTTATTTTCCTCATCTAAACCTGTTCCAAAGCGAACACGGGAAACACGGGGCGGTTTTCCTTGGGATGAAGATGGACCATCCACCAAGAACCAGTCTGAGGGTTTTAAAGCTAAACGGGAAAATTCAGCAACACTCTTTGGTGGAGGCAGTGCGCTAGTAAATGACGAAGATTTTCAAAAGTCATCAATTCGTAATAACGCAACACTTCCTCGAAGGCCGAAACAGGCAACGGCAACCTTAAGTTCAAAGCCTACAGTTAATGCAGTTGACCATTTTGATGATGAAATAGAAGAAGTTATTTTATGA
- the LOC127848947 gene encoding golgin subfamily A member 6-like protein 6 isoform X2 — MPDFKSGGRPLAPLGGNTYRKARGGMSLASGYLTPTSRKTVLEKSDTLDNITPPDSPSPQKSYVSLKTEYASNKKATMQTPSVYESPSTHASQSPSKKVFHRSHRGRGGKGRGRFNHLGRTSQESHNVDNIAKRVLSARRLKINEIQNQNQELQLQIKDLKEENKLLKKTQNRADKALQKFEDRESELPQLIQRQNNEVRSLRDQIRKWREKYEKTDRYLRDAEDELEKLKIKLKKLKSLADEKELPERSDLNKKLNNAELDMEAKDVKIKELERYIQNLEKNHRHELGIERARQKDVTKQLTELREQHDKLNITVQEKEKEIQMKNIYVQRAQQKPPHRLPNSYNGTPQGTPPPRRRRQSLSEADKMTPRDRAKMMEEKRRDELKKQRELKMQHDKIKREKELRRMQEDDEKKEEERREREEKEQREMEERERRMNEEAQRDAEERRSREERERMKREAQEREQREKERREREEREEREREKKLKREQEERERRERERLEQERRAAEERRKFEDDVTVQAERKKKDEILAKLREIDEGGAGRKKDKESANDPFFVTQVKEDSTDSMASKKSYTFTKPIENLHKGKPARKDPPSSNTSFTVGPGRKTRNDVGSIETGGYNPTFGSKHGGGGPTSTAATKTFSLFDDEDSKSRSTVPPKPANKSKLMEDLFGSSDNNAPKHNDLFSSSKPVPKRTRETRGGFPWDEDGPSTKNQSEGFKAKRENSATLFGGGSALVNDEDFQKSSIRNNATLPRRPKQATATLSSKPTVNAVDHFDDEIEEVIL, encoded by the exons ATGCCTGACTTTAAGAGTGGGGGTCGACCCTTAGCACCCTTGGGAGGCAACACATACAGGAAAGCAAGAGGGGGAATGTCCCTCGCCTCCGGGTATCTAACCCCAACATCCAGGAAAACTGTTCTAGAAAAGTCTGACACCCTTGACAATATCACACCTCCGGATTCACCCTCTCCCCAAAAGTCTTACGTGTCTCTGAAAACAGAATATGCCTCAAATAAAAAGGCCACCATGCAAACACCATCAGTATATGAAAGTCCCAGCACCCATGCGTCACAAAGTCCGTCCAAGAAGGTTTTTC ATCGGTCGCACAGGGGTCGTGGTGGAAAGGGGCGTGGCAGGTTCAATCACCTGGGAAGAACTAGTCAAGAGTCGCACAATGTGGACAATATCGCCAAACGTGTTCTTTCTGCGCGTcgcctcaaaatcaacgaaatacAAAATCAAAATCAGGAACTTCAGTTGCAAATCAAGGACTTGAAAGAGGAAAATAAATTACTCAAGAAAACACAGAACCGTGCTGATAAAGCATTACAAAAATTTGAGGACCGTGAAAGTGAACTTCCGCAGTTGATACAAAGACAGAATAATGAGGTGCGGAGTTTGCGGGATCAAATACGGAAATGGCGCGAAAAGTATGAGAAAACTGATCGTTATTTGAGGGACGCCGAAGATGAActagaaaaattgaaaattaagttAAAAAAGCTTAAAAGTTTAGCAGATGAAAAGGAGTTACCAGAGCGTAGTGACTTAAATAAGAAGTTAAATAATGCTGAACTTGACATGGAAGCAAAGGATGTGAAAATAAAG GAGTTGGAGCGGTACATACAGAATCTTGAGAAAAATCACCGCCATGAGCTGGGTATAGAACGAGCGAGACAGAAGGATGTGACCAAACAGTTGACTGAACTCAGGGAACAGCATGACAAGCTCAACATTACGGTCCAG GAAAAAGAGAAGGAAATTCAGATGAAGAACATCTATGTCCAGCGGGCGCAGCAGAAGCCCCCTCACAGATTGCCAAACTCCTACAACGGCACACCCCAAGGCACTCCCCCTCCACGCCGGCGCCGGCAGTCTCTGTCGGAGGCTGACAAGATGACCCCTCGAGATAGGGCAAAAATGATGGAGGAGAAACGACGGGACGAGTTGAAAAAACAGAGGGAACTGAAAATG CAACACGATAAAATCAAGAGGGAGAAGGAGCTACGCAGAATGCAGGAGGATGACGAGAAAAAGGAGGAAGAGAGGAGGGAAAGAGAAGAAAAGGAACAACGTGAAATGGAGGAACGGGAACGAAGGATGAACGAGGAGGCACAACGGGATGCAGAGGAGCGGAGGTCAAGGGAAGAAAGAGAAAGGATGAAACGGGAAGCGCAAGAAAGAGAACAGCGTGAGAAGGAAAGACGGGAAAGGGAGGAAAGGGAAGAACGGGAAAGGGAGAAGAAGTTGAAGAGGGAACAGGAGGAACGGGAAAGGCGGGAACGGGAAAGATTGGAGCAGGAGAGACGCGCAGCTGAGGAACGGAGGAAATTTGAGGACGACGTTACGGTGCAGGCAGAAAGGAAGAAGAAGGATGAGATACTGGCAAAGTTGAGGGAGATTGACGAGGGAGGTGCTGGTAGAAAGAAGGACAAGGAAAGTGCAAATGATCCCTTCTTTGTGACTCAGGTGAAAGAGGACAGTACGGACTCAATGGCAAGTAAAAAGAGCTACACTTTCACAAAGCCCATCGAGAATCTGCATAAAGGGAAGCCTGCTCGTAAGGATCCACCATCGTCAAACACTAGTTTTACTGTTGGTCCAGGGAGGAAGACCAGAAACGATGTGGGCTCAATAGAAACTGGTGGCTATAATCCGACTTTTGGCTCAAAACACGGGGGTGGTGGTCCTACTTCCACTGCGGCCACAAAAACTTTCTCCTTGTTTGATGATGAGGACTCAAAATCAAGGTCCACTGTGCCTCCAAAACCAGCAAATAAATCAAAACTCATGGAAGACTTGTTTGGCTCAAGTGACAATAATGCTCCAAAACACAATGATTTATTTTCCTCATCTAAACCTGTTCCAAAGCGAACACGGGAAACACGGGGCGGTTTTCCTTGGGATGAAGATGGACCATCCACCAAGAACCAGTCTGAGGGTTTTAAAGCTAAACGGGAAAATTCAGCAACACTCTTTGGTGGAGGCAGTGCGCTAGTAAATGACGAAGATTTTCAAAAGTCATCAATTCGTAATAACGCAACACTTCCTCGAAGGCCGAAACAGGCAACGGCAACCTTAAGTTCAAAGCCTACAGTTAATGCAGTTGACCATTTTGATGATGAAATAGAAGAAGTTATTTTATGA
- the LOC127848947 gene encoding golgin subfamily A member 6-like protein 6 isoform X5 — MDSQKSDRSHRGRGGKGRGRFNHLGRTSQESHNVDNIAKRVLSARRLKINEIQNQNQELQLQIKDLKEENKLLKKTQNRADKALQKFEDRESELPQLIQRQNNEVRSLRDQIRKWREKYEKTDRYLRDAEDELEKLKIKLKKLKSLADEKELPERSDLNKKLNNAELDMEAKDVKIKELERYIQNLEKNHRHELGIERARQKDVTKQLTELREQHDKLNITVQEKEKEIQMKNIYVQRAQQKPPHRLPNSYNGTPQGTPPPRRRRQSLSEADKMTPRDRAKMMEEKRRDELKKQRELKMTKKKPGEFLYEEEEQHDKIKREKELRRMQEDDEKKEEERREREEKEQREMEERERRMNEEAQRDAEERRSREERERMKREAQEREQREKERREREEREEREREKKLKREQEERERRERERLEQERRAAEERRKFEDDVTVQAERKKKDEILAKLREIDEGGAGRKKDKESANDPFFVTQVKEDSTDSMASKKSYTFTKPIENLHKGKPARKDPPSSNTSFTVGPGRKTRNDVGSIETGGYNPTFGSKHGGGGPTSTAATKTFSLFDDEDSKSRSTVPPKPANKSKLMEDLFGSSDNNAPKHNDLFSSSKPVPKRTRETRGGFPWDEDGPSTKNQSEGFKAKRENSATLFGGGSALVNDEDFQKSSIRNNATLPRRPKQATATLSSKPTVNAVDHFDDEIEEVIL, encoded by the exons ATGGATTCCCAGAAAAGTG ATCGGTCGCACAGGGGTCGTGGTGGAAAGGGGCGTGGCAGGTTCAATCACCTGGGAAGAACTAGTCAAGAGTCGCACAATGTGGACAATATCGCCAAACGTGTTCTTTCTGCGCGTcgcctcaaaatcaacgaaatacAAAATCAAAATCAGGAACTTCAGTTGCAAATCAAGGACTTGAAAGAGGAAAATAAATTACTCAAGAAAACACAGAACCGTGCTGATAAAGCATTACAAAAATTTGAGGACCGTGAAAGTGAACTTCCGCAGTTGATACAAAGACAGAATAATGAGGTGCGGAGTTTGCGGGATCAAATACGGAAATGGCGCGAAAAGTATGAGAAAACTGATCGTTATTTGAGGGACGCCGAAGATGAActagaaaaattgaaaattaagttAAAAAAGCTTAAAAGTTTAGCAGATGAAAAGGAGTTACCAGAGCGTAGTGACTTAAATAAGAAGTTAAATAATGCTGAACTTGACATGGAAGCAAAGGATGTGAAAATAAAG GAGTTGGAGCGGTACATACAGAATCTTGAGAAAAATCACCGCCATGAGCTGGGTATAGAACGAGCGAGACAGAAGGATGTGACCAAACAGTTGACTGAACTCAGGGAACAGCATGACAAGCTCAACATTACGGTCCAG GAAAAAGAGAAGGAAATTCAGATGAAGAACATCTATGTCCAGCGGGCGCAGCAGAAGCCCCCTCACAGATTGCCAAACTCCTACAACGGCACACCCCAAGGCACTCCCCCTCCACGCCGGCGCCGGCAGTCTCTGTCGGAGGCTGACAAGATGACCCCTCGAGATAGGGCAAAAATGATGGAGGAGAAACGACGGGACGAGTTGAAAAAACAGAGGGAACTGAAAATG ACTAAGAAAAAACCAGGAGAATTTCTGTATGAAGAGGAGGAG CAACACGATAAAATCAAGAGGGAGAAGGAGCTACGCAGAATGCAGGAGGATGACGAGAAAAAGGAGGAAGAGAGGAGGGAAAGAGAAGAAAAGGAACAACGTGAAATGGAGGAACGGGAACGAAGGATGAACGAGGAGGCACAACGGGATGCAGAGGAGCGGAGGTCAAGGGAAGAAAGAGAAAGGATGAAACGGGAAGCGCAAGAAAGAGAACAGCGTGAGAAGGAAAGACGGGAAAGGGAGGAAAGGGAAGAACGGGAAAGGGAGAAGAAGTTGAAGAGGGAACAGGAGGAACGGGAAAGGCGGGAACGGGAAAGATTGGAGCAGGAGAGACGCGCAGCTGAGGAACGGAGGAAATTTGAGGACGACGTTACGGTGCAGGCAGAAAGGAAGAAGAAGGATGAGATACTGGCAAAGTTGAGGGAGATTGACGAGGGAGGTGCTGGTAGAAAGAAGGACAAGGAAAGTGCAAATGATCCCTTCTTTGTGACTCAGGTGAAAGAGGACAGTACGGACTCAATGGCAAGTAAAAAGAGCTACACTTTCACAAAGCCCATCGAGAATCTGCATAAAGGGAAGCCTGCTCGTAAGGATCCACCATCGTCAAACACTAGTTTTACTGTTGGTCCAGGGAGGAAGACCAGAAACGATGTGGGCTCAATAGAAACTGGTGGCTATAATCCGACTTTTGGCTCAAAACACGGGGGTGGTGGTCCTACTTCCACTGCGGCCACAAAAACTTTCTCCTTGTTTGATGATGAGGACTCAAAATCAAGGTCCACTGTGCCTCCAAAACCAGCAAATAAATCAAAACTCATGGAAGACTTGTTTGGCTCAAGTGACAATAATGCTCCAAAACACAATGATTTATTTTCCTCATCTAAACCTGTTCCAAAGCGAACACGGGAAACACGGGGCGGTTTTCCTTGGGATGAAGATGGACCATCCACCAAGAACCAGTCTGAGGGTTTTAAAGCTAAACGGGAAAATTCAGCAACACTCTTTGGTGGAGGCAGTGCGCTAGTAAATGACGAAGATTTTCAAAAGTCATCAATTCGTAATAACGCAACACTTCCTCGAAGGCCGAAACAGGCAACGGCAACCTTAAGTTCAAAGCCTACAGTTAATGCAGTTGACCATTTTGATGATGAAATAGAAGAAGTTATTTTATGA
- the LOC127848947 gene encoding golgin subfamily A member 6-like protein 6 isoform X4, translating to MGERGTSPYHESYVDRSDDQYSDDFDDETSDVGTKRYKTRSPLNRTDRSHRGRGGKGRGRFNHLGRTSQESHNVDNIAKRVLSARRLKINEIQNQNQELQLQIKDLKEENKLLKKTQNRADKALQKFEDRESELPQLIQRQNNEVRSLRDQIRKWREKYEKTDRYLRDAEDELEKLKIKLKKLKSLADEKELPERSDLNKKLNNAELDMEAKDVKIKELERYIQNLEKNHRHELGIERARQKDVTKQLTELREQHDKLNITVQEKEKEIQMKNIYVQRAQQKPPHRLPNSYNGTPQGTPPPRRRRQSLSEADKMTPRDRAKMMEEKRRDELKKQRELKMTKKKPGEFLYEEEEQHDKIKREKELRRMQEDDEKKEEERREREEKEQREMEERERRMNEEAQRDAEERRSREERERMKREAQEREQREKERREREEREEREREKKLKREQEERERRERERLEQERRAAEERRKFEDDVTVQAERKKKDEILAKLREIDEGGAGRKKDKESANDPFFVTQVKEDSTDSMASKKSYTFTKPIENLHKGKPARKDPPSSNTSFTVGPGRKTRNDVGSIETGGYNPTFGSKHGGGGPTSTAATKTFSLFDDEDSKSRSTVPPKPANKSKLMEDLFGSSDNNAPKHNDLFSSSKPVPKRTRETRGGFPWDEDGPSTKNQSEGFKAKRENSATLFGGGSALVNDEDFQKSSIRNNATLPRRPKQATATLSSKPTVNAVDHFDDEIEEVIL from the exons ATCGGTCGCACAGGGGTCGTGGTGGAAAGGGGCGTGGCAGGTTCAATCACCTGGGAAGAACTAGTCAAGAGTCGCACAATGTGGACAATATCGCCAAACGTGTTCTTTCTGCGCGTcgcctcaaaatcaacgaaatacAAAATCAAAATCAGGAACTTCAGTTGCAAATCAAGGACTTGAAAGAGGAAAATAAATTACTCAAGAAAACACAGAACCGTGCTGATAAAGCATTACAAAAATTTGAGGACCGTGAAAGTGAACTTCCGCAGTTGATACAAAGACAGAATAATGAGGTGCGGAGTTTGCGGGATCAAATACGGAAATGGCGCGAAAAGTATGAGAAAACTGATCGTTATTTGAGGGACGCCGAAGATGAActagaaaaattgaaaattaagttAAAAAAGCTTAAAAGTTTAGCAGATGAAAAGGAGTTACCAGAGCGTAGTGACTTAAATAAGAAGTTAAATAATGCTGAACTTGACATGGAAGCAAAGGATGTGAAAATAAAG GAGTTGGAGCGGTACATACAGAATCTTGAGAAAAATCACCGCCATGAGCTGGGTATAGAACGAGCGAGACAGAAGGATGTGACCAAACAGTTGACTGAACTCAGGGAACAGCATGACAAGCTCAACATTACGGTCCAG GAAAAAGAGAAGGAAATTCAGATGAAGAACATCTATGTCCAGCGGGCGCAGCAGAAGCCCCCTCACAGATTGCCAAACTCCTACAACGGCACACCCCAAGGCACTCCCCCTCCACGCCGGCGCCGGCAGTCTCTGTCGGAGGCTGACAAGATGACCCCTCGAGATAGGGCAAAAATGATGGAGGAGAAACGACGGGACGAGTTGAAAAAACAGAGGGAACTGAAAATG ACTAAGAAAAAACCAGGAGAATTTCTGTATGAAGAGGAGGAG CAACACGATAAAATCAAGAGGGAGAAGGAGCTACGCAGAATGCAGGAGGATGACGAGAAAAAGGAGGAAGAGAGGAGGGAAAGAGAAGAAAAGGAACAACGTGAAATGGAGGAACGGGAACGAAGGATGAACGAGGAGGCACAACGGGATGCAGAGGAGCGGAGGTCAAGGGAAGAAAGAGAAAGGATGAAACGGGAAGCGCAAGAAAGAGAACAGCGTGAGAAGGAAAGACGGGAAAGGGAGGAAAGGGAAGAACGGGAAAGGGAGAAGAAGTTGAAGAGGGAACAGGAGGAACGGGAAAGGCGGGAACGGGAAAGATTGGAGCAGGAGAGACGCGCAGCTGAGGAACGGAGGAAATTTGAGGACGACGTTACGGTGCAGGCAGAAAGGAAGAAGAAGGATGAGATACTGGCAAAGTTGAGGGAGATTGACGAGGGAGGTGCTGGTAGAAAGAAGGACAAGGAAAGTGCAAATGATCCCTTCTTTGTGACTCAGGTGAAAGAGGACAGTACGGACTCAATGGCAAGTAAAAAGAGCTACACTTTCACAAAGCCCATCGAGAATCTGCATAAAGGGAAGCCTGCTCGTAAGGATCCACCATCGTCAAACACTAGTTTTACTGTTGGTCCAGGGAGGAAGACCAGAAACGATGTGGGCTCAATAGAAACTGGTGGCTATAATCCGACTTTTGGCTCAAAACACGGGGGTGGTGGTCCTACTTCCACTGCGGCCACAAAAACTTTCTCCTTGTTTGATGATGAGGACTCAAAATCAAGGTCCACTGTGCCTCCAAAACCAGCAAATAAATCAAAACTCATGGAAGACTTGTTTGGCTCAAGTGACAATAATGCTCCAAAACACAATGATTTATTTTCCTCATCTAAACCTGTTCCAAAGCGAACACGGGAAACACGGGGCGGTTTTCCTTGGGATGAAGATGGACCATCCACCAAGAACCAGTCTGAGGGTTTTAAAGCTAAACGGGAAAATTCAGCAACACTCTTTGGTGGAGGCAGTGCGCTAGTAAATGACGAAGATTTTCAAAAGTCATCAATTCGTAATAACGCAACACTTCCTCGAAGGCCGAAACAGGCAACGGCAACCTTAAGTTCAAAGCCTACAGTTAATGCAGTTGACCATTTTGATGATGAAATAGAAGAAGTTATTTTATGA